Proteins encoded together in one Cuculus canorus isolate bCucCan1 chromosome 33, bCucCan1.pri, whole genome shotgun sequence window:
- the SCAF1 gene encoding splicing factor, arginine/serine-rich 19, whose product MGDWADAVPMEEEEEKPRPPGGREDPSGPGEEGGRPGRAPPEPEGPLRPGQVLMKALQRAVSSGFAGWAGGEDSVRKRPPRWCWGARAEGGTAEGGLPGALEQLQLSCAASLRAQLLLGAAAGGEGDGEEEEVELVAEVRVADLGELAAASGLLRRERPRSRLVRSALARSGGSPFCPRPPFCPPPGSPPAPPDPPRAPPRRRAGPGAPAAPELPPQEVRGGPPSNLRRAPPILARNRRGRSLPEALWKRPILLPRLPRRLLPLPLPALPPRPPLRRRRPRSPAPPPAPPPRPRSPALDIYDPFHPTDEDNPDFAYGGTASSSPGKEPQSRQDQKYDPFDPTGSNPSSSRSSPSPDEEEEEEEEEEEEEEEEEEEEESARPDVAHSISRISETLAGIYDDNSLSQDFEKEPEPPPRPSQNPPGADSTLPEEEEDDEEDDEEEEDESSQPPGAAVAEPRRRVFVVDLATKSRPESDAHAKLEGKVSLEVVAAGNPKAPAAQPRAGTAKPNRHRGRREWGLSGGGGDSEIEEGEIVQPEEERYSPLRIFSAGRGRTAEPRPPRLPEGDDFLSLHADSDEEGDFGADSQPDPRWKGGNSDLRRKILSQRRLRAPPSPRSPSAASRKKPKRSRERGGAAWGGKKPPEPPPKSKERHRRRGSRSRSRRRSWSRGRRSRSREKRRSRRSGSGERPRRSRHKEKHRGEGKKKKKQRSRSRERRPSRRPSRETAGESKAEKGSEAASRRREARAVVPPSVQELNDADLFAIKRTITVSRREGTPEPAKREVLYDSEGLSFEGFSDREPPEAAARGGKGEAVRPEAKKEKERKRSRAEERPPAREKYKKKFKEASGRLPAPPPPPSSEPAKAEKEKAARGEREKAARKSKGAGHKDGEGLAAKPAPSRKVKLQSKVAVLIREGVSSTTAAGKENSSGGSIGVKFSRDAESRAPFLKAEEKAAAEAKGGGGKAEPAKESAVKVKKAKGAKAKAGVKKAKGAGGKAKGGGEARKKRKAKPKGSLKKSKADSCSQGGGGSPLRLPAKAEPAWSGSEKSANSPKAGGSPPSGKASAAPAAPAVPPAPERELTPDSQTVDSSCKTPDVSFLPEEGPASGGAAVGPPPSTAATTTTAAASASSSGGPGGTEPPRGDPEADSRSEAKDEAGRPLGAPAVPWNLQGGVDCATSGVLALTALLFKMEEANLASRAKAQELIQATSQILSHTKAPPTLGAPQPPPTAAAAPPAPPPYLLHGALPLGGCPTAPPTPTGLPGLGGGAAAAVAAAAGGAAPPLYGGTDGAKRDGSSSEGRGDTDKYLKKLHTQERAVEEVKLAIKPYYQKKEITKDEYKDILRKAVHKICHSRSGEINPVKVNNLVRAYVQRYRYFRKRGRRGGGPEEPLPGGGPQKDLGGPLDKASLPMPPL is encoded by the exons ATGGGGGACTGGG CCGACGCCGTCCccatggaggaggaggaggagaagcctCGGCCCCCGGGGGGGCGGGAGGATCCGTCGGGACCCGGCGAGGAGGGGGGGCGTCCTGGCAGGGCTCCCCCCGAACCCGAGGGGCCCCTACGCCCCGGGCAGGTCCTGATG AAGGCCCTGCAGCGCGCAGTGAGCAGCGGCTTCGCAGGCTGGGCCGGGGGCGAAG aCTCGGTGCGTAAGCGGCCGCCGCGATGGTGCTGGGGAGCCCGGGCTGAGGGCGGCACG GCGGAAGGGGGGCTGCCGggggctctggagcagctgcagctcagttGCGCCGCTTCGCTGCGGGCGCAGCTCCTCCTCGGCGCCGCCGCAGG CGGGGAGGGCgacggggaggaggaggaggtggagctggTGGCCGAGGTGCGAGTGGCTGACCTGGGGGAGCTGGCGGCCGCCTCGGGGCTGCTGCGGCGCGAGAG gccgCGTTCCCGGCTCGTCCGCTCGGCGCTGGCGCGCTCCGGGGGGTCCCCCTTCTGCCCCCGTCCCCCCTTTTGtcccccccccggctccccccctgccccaccgGACCCGCCGCGCGCCCCCCCCCGACGCCGGGCCGGCCCCGGCGCCCCCGCGGCCCCCGAACTGCCGCCCCAGGAGGTTCGGGGGGGCCCCCCCAGCAACCTCCGCAGGGCCCCCCCAATCCTCGCGAGGAACCGGCGCGGACGCAGCCTCCCGGAAGCGCTCTGGAAAAGGCCGATTCTTCTTCCTCGTCTTCCTCGTcgtcttcttcctcttcctcttcccgCTCTTCCTCCTCGTCCGCCTCTTCGTCGTCGTCGTCCTCGCAGCCCGgcgcccccccccgcgccgccgccccgcccgcgCTCGCCGGCCTTGGATATTTATGACCCCTTCCACCCCACCGACGAGGACAACCCCGACTTCGCCTACGGAGGAACCGCTTCTTCCTCGCCCGGCAAAGAACCCCAAAGCCGTCAGGACCAGAAGTACGACCCTTTCGACCCCACCGGCTCCAACCCCAGCTCCTCgcgcagcagccccagcccggacgaggaagaggaagaggaggaggaagaggaagaagaggaagaggaagaagaagaggaagaggaaagcgCTCGGCCCGACGTCGCCCACAGCATCAGCCGCATCTCGGAGACCTTGGCCGGCATCTACGACGACAACAGCCTCAGCCAAGACTTCGAGAAGGAGCCGGAACCGCCGCCGCGGCCCTCGCAGAACCCGCCGGGCGCCGACTCCACGCTGCCCGAGGAAGAGGAAGACGACGAGGAAGACgacgaggaggaagaggatgaaagCTCACAGCCCCCCGGCGCAGCCGTGGCCGAGCCGCGCCGCCGCGTTTTCGTGGTGGATTTGGCCACCAAGAGCCGCCCGGAGAGCGACGCTCACGCCAAGCTGGAAGGCAAAGTGTCGCTGGAAGTGGTGGCCGCCGGCAACCCCAAAGCGCCGGCGGCGCAGCCCCGCGCCGGCACCGCCAAACCCAACCGGCACCGCGGCCGCCGCGAGTGGGGTTtgagcggcggcggcggcgattCGGAGATCGAGGAAGGGGAGATCGTGCAGCCCGAGGAGGAGCGCTACAGCCCTCTCCGCATCTTCAGCGCCGGCCGAGGCCGAACGGCCGAGCCGCGGCCGCCGCGGCTGCCGGAGGGCGACGATTTCCTCTCGCTCCACGCCGATTCGGACGAGGAAGGGGATTTCGGCGCCGACAGCCAACCGGATCCGCGCTGGAAAGGAGGCAATTCCGACCTGCGCCGCAAAATCCTCAGCCAGCGCCGCCTCCGCGCGCCGCCCTCGCCGCGCTCGCCGTCCGCCGCCTCCCGCAAGAAGCCCAAGCGCTCGCGGGAGCGAGGAGGGGCGGCCTGGGGGGGCAAAAAGCCCCCCGAGCCGCCCCCCAAATCCAAGGAGCGGCACCGGCGCCGCGGCTCCCGCTCCCGCTCCCGCCGGCGCTCCTGGTCACGAGGCCGGCGGTCGCGCTCGAGGGAGAAACGCCGGAGCCGGCGTTCCGGCAGCGGCGAGCGGCCGCGGCGCTCCCGGCACAAGGAGAAGCACCGCGGcgaagggaagaagaagaagaagcagcGCTCGCGCTCCCGGGAACGCCGGCCGTCGCGGCGGCCATCGCGGGAAACCGCCGGCGAGTCCAAAGCGGAGAAAGGCTCGGAGGCGGCGTCGCGGCGGCGCGAGGCGAGGGCCGTGGTGCCGCCGTCCGTGCAGGAGTTGAACGACGCCGACCTCTTCGCCATCAAGAGAACCATCACCGTCAGCCGCCGCGAGGGAACGCCGGAGCCGGCCAAGCGCGAGGTGCTCTACGATTCCGAAGGGTTGAGCTTCGAAGGGTTTTCCGACCGGGAGCCTCCGGaagcggcggcgcggggcggcaAAGGCGAGGCGGTGCGCCCCGAAGccaagaaggagaaggagcgGAAGCGCAGCCGAGCGGAGGAGCGCCCGCCGGCGCGGGAGAAGTACAAGAAGAAATTCAAGGAGGCTTCCGGCCGCCtcccggcgccgccgccgccgccatccTCGGAGCCGGCCAAGGCCGAGAAGGAGAAAGCGGCGCGCGGCGAGCGGGAGAAGGCGGCCCGGAAGAGCAAAGGCGCCGGGCACAAGGACGGCGAGGGGCTGGCGGCCAAGCCGGCGCCGTCCCGGAAGGTGAAGCTCCAATCCAAGGTGGCCGTTCTCATCCGCGAGGGCGTCAGCTCCACCACGGCGGCGGGGAAGGAAAACTCCTCCGGCGGCTCCATCGGCGTCAAATTCAGCCGCGACGCCGAAAGCCGGGCGCCGTTCCTGAAAGCCGAGGAGAAAGCGGCGGCCGAGGCCAAAGGCGGCGGCGGCAAGGCGGAGCCCGCCAAGGAGTCGGCCGTCAAGGTGAAGAAGGCCAAAGGCGCCAAGGCCAAGGCCGGCGTGAAGAAGGCCAAGGGCGCCGGCGGCAAAGCCAAAGGCGGCGGCGAGGCCCGCAAGAAGCGCAAAGCCAAGCCGAAAGGTTCGCTCAAGAAATCCAAGGCGGACAGTTGTAGCCAAGGCGGCGGCGGTTCGCCGCTCCGCTTACCGGCCAAGGCGGAACCGGCCTGGTCCGGCTCGGAAAAATCAGCCAACAGCCCCAAAGCCGGCGGCAGTCCCCCCTCCGGCAAAGCCAGCGCTGCTCCGGCAGCGCCCGCGGTGCCGCCGGCGCCCGAGCGGGAGTTGACGCCGGACTCGCAGACGGTCGACAGCAGCTGTAAAACCCCCGATGTCTCCTTCCTCCCCGAAGAGGGTCCGGCGAGCGGCGGCGCCGCCGTGGGACCCCCTCCGAGCACtgccgccaccaccaccaccgcggCGGCATCGGCGTCGTCATCGGGGGGTCCCGGCGGTACCGAACCTCCCCGCGGCGATCCCGAAGCCGACAGCCGCTCCGAGGCCAAGGACGAAGCGGGGCGGCCGCTGGGAGCGCCTGCGGTGCCGTGGAACCTGCAGGGCGGCGTGGACTGCGCCACCAGCGGCGTTTTGGCAC TGACGGCGTTGCTGTTCAAGATGGAAGAGGCGAATCTGGCGAGCAGGGCCAAGGCGCAGGAGCTGATCCAGGCCACCAGCCAg aTCCTGAGCCACACGAAGGCGCCCCCCACCCTgggtgccccccagcccccccccaccgccgccgccgccccccccgcgccccccccgtACCTGCTGCACGGGGCCCTCCCGCTCGGGGGGTGCCCCACggccccccccacccccacggggctgccagggctgggggggggcgcggcggcagcggtggcggcggcggcggggggggctgCCCCCCCCCTCTATGGGGGCACCGACGGAGCCAAGAGGGACGGGAGCAGCTCCGAGGGACGCGGGGACACCGACAAg TACCTGAAGAAGCTGCACACGCAGGAGCGGGCGGTCGAGGAGGTCAAGTTGGCCATCAAACCCTACTACCAGAAGAAGGAGATCACCAAGGACGAGTACAAGGACATCCTGCGCAAAGCCGTCCACAAG ATCTGCCACAGTCGAAGTGGGGAGATCAACCCGGTCAAGGTCAACAACTTGGTCCGAGCCTACGTGCAGCGTTACCGTTATTTCCGGAagcgggggcggcgcggggggggccCCGAGGAGCCTCTGCCCGGGGGGGGGCCCCAAAAAGATTTGGGGGGGCCTTTAGACAAAGCTTCCCTCCCTATGCCCCCCCTCTGA